In one Lolium rigidum isolate FL_2022 chromosome 3, APGP_CSIRO_Lrig_0.1, whole genome shotgun sequence genomic region, the following are encoded:
- the LOC124700489 gene encoding uncharacterized protein LOC124700489 produces MGFIMEFAENLILRLMENPEQRDEAQRAHVYRMKERCERTKAAWALPLRPYGFWTFERFNSQLASDPQISQAAGRRDPYDDLITRHTSPNPPSSS; encoded by the coding sequence ATGGGTTTCATCATGGAGTTCGCGGAGAACCTGATCCTGCGCCTGATGGAGAACCCGGAGCAGCGGGACGAGGCGCAGCGGGCGCACGTCTACCGGATGAAGGAGCGCTGCGAGCGCACCAAGGCCGCCTGGGCGCTCCCGCTCCGCCCCTACGGCTTCTGGACCTTCGAGCGCTTCAACTCCCAGCTCGCCTCCGACCCCCAGATCAgccaggccgccggccgccgcgaccCCTACGACGACCTCATCACCCGCCACACCAGCCCCaacccgccctcttcgtcctga